In a genomic window of Erinaceus europaeus chromosome 12, mEriEur2.1, whole genome shotgun sequence:
- the SLFN14 gene encoding protein SLFN14, whose amino-acid sequence MQQGCNLLIFVKSWSPYAFSGPLRICSLHSNLYQRAVTSAINLSANSALELLREKQFRAQRGRSNELQVQKVLDSHIQEEDDMRVCAAELFKKDRLTYKEKLNFTESMHVEFKRFATKKIVPQIKEMLPHYVSAFANTHGGYLIIGVDDKSKEVFGCKREKVNPVLLEKEIENCIEKMPTFHFCHEKPKVNFTTKILNVYQDDVLYGYVCMIQVESFCCLVFSEDPDSWIIKNNSVRKLTAEQWVTMMLDTQPGKEKAISLSSREEHFLCYLCIFWPDDLDKE is encoded by the coding sequence ATGCAGCAGGGGTGCAATCTCCTGATTTTTGTGAAGTCCTGGAGCCCATATGCTTTCAGTGGCCCCCTAAGGATTTGCAGCTTGCATTCCAATTTGTATCAGAGAGCTGTGACTTCTGCTATCAACTTGAGTGCCAACAGTGCCCTAGAGCTTCTGAGAGAGAAGCAGTTTAGAGCCCAAAGAGGACGATCAAATGAGCTGCAGGTTCAGAAAGTTCTTGACAGTCACATTCAGGAGGAGGATGATATGAGGGTATGTGCCGCTGAACTGTTTAAAAAGGACAGACTCACGTATAAGGAGAAACTCAACTTTACTGAGTCAATGCATGTTGAATTTAAAAGGTTCGCCACCAAAAAGATAGTCCCTCAAATTAAAGAAATGCTGCCTCACTATGTGTCTGCATTTGCCAACACTCATGGGGGTTACCTAATTATTGGAGTGGATGATAAAAGCAAAGAAGTGTTTGGAtgtaaaagagaaaaagtgaaTCCTGTCTtactagaaaaagaaatagagaactgCATAGAAAAAATGCCTACATTTCACTTTTGCCATGAGAAGCCAAAGGTGAACTTCACCACCAAAATCTTGAATGTGTACCAAGACGATGTCCTGTATGGCTATGTCTGCATGATTCAAGTGGAGTCCTTTTGCTGTTTAGTCTTCTCAGAGGACCCAGACTCCTGGATCATAAAGAATAATTCTGTCAGAAAGCTGACAGCTGAGCAGTGGGTGACCATGATGCTGGATACTCAGCCAGGTAAAGAGAAGGCAATATCATTATCCAGCAGGGAGGAACACTTTCTGTGCTATCTGTGTATATTTTGGCCAGATGAtttagataaagaatag
- the LOC103108115 gene encoding LOW QUALITY PROTEIN: schlafen family member 13-like (The sequence of the model RefSeq protein was modified relative to this genomic sequence to represent the inferred CDS: substituted 1 base at 1 genomic stop codon): MKKIKDFFHCKSKEILYVCESDSLKNYIRKQFLLGSXMATGEMNITIDLETSYAELVLNVGRVTLGEKARNGMKNGQLKKQQNEKIQKAVVTLLNSGGGLVKAEIENKNYSYETEGIGLDLENSFSCILPSVSDYLDFMQQDTYFLIFVKTRSSETSNVHIASLSTCLYKRDVTSTRVMNDMAALEFLKNRIKTGGRLYKKSKPLLKKPRLEVQEESNMEASAAEFFNKRIIKQKEKLNFTESTHVEMKNFTTGKVFQRIKEILPLYVSAFANTDGGYLFIGVSDDGEVIGIVTEKNDLEKIAREIVESINKLPVYHFCREKRMVGCSYNIMEVYDGDDNLCGFVLALKIEQFCCVAFAKEPDSWHVEDSTVKRFTVEEWIYHTIPDFFRLPENTDIRQGSSSSLHTNVLYKDLAEAFESQLNISHSPPSCRPVYSKKGLEHKEALQQHLFPGHLQHVPNPLWKELCSQHEGLKELVNQQVKDFCEGILILSRSWAVDLNLPEEQEVICDALLIAKDSPPVLYTILGNQRADGQLYCTRTAFALKQKLVNTGGYTGKLCVLTRVLHLSPQDNAGTLVGSGCPLGYPEAYNLLDTQQMETLLQSLVIVLLGFRSFLSDQLGCEILNLLTEQQYEIFSKNLHKNRELFIHGLPGSGKTVLAMKIMEKIKNVFHCEKENILYICENIPLRNFISYKETCKAVTRKHFMNNNCENIQHIIIDEAQNFRTEDGEWYEKAKLITRRKKGHPGILWIFLDYFQTSHSKCSGLPALSDQNSREELTRVVRNADSIANYLIEELQKVRENPPLNIPAVSMEMLLQVEWTHCVQGTSKIKRNLSLDQMMTFIANKCKDLFERGYSPRDVAVLVSTEEDVEYYKYDLKKALRKNRIEQIRDAEDVLSHHIVLDSVRRFSGLERVIVFGIHPRTVDISIFRNFLVCLASRARQQLYILYH, translated from the exons ATGAAGAAAATTAAGGACTTTTTCCACTGCAAATCAAAAGAGATCCTCTATGTTTGTGAAAGTGACTCCTTAAAGAACTATATAAG AAAACAATTTCTGCTTGGAAGTTGAATGGCTACAGGGGAAATGAATATCACTATTGATTTAGAAACTAGCTATGCTGAGCTGGTTCTAAATGTGGGAAGAGTCACTCTTGgggagaaggctagaaatggaatgAAAAATGGTCAACTGAAGAAACAGCAGAATGAAAAAATCCAAAAAGCGGTTGTTACTTTGCTGAATTCCGGAGGAGGACTGGTCAAGGCTGAAATTGAGAATAAAAACTATAGTTATGAAACAGAGGGCATAGGGTTGGATTTGGAAAATTCTTTTAGTTGTATTCTTCCATCTGTTTCTGACTACCTAGACTTTATGCAGCAAGATACATATTTTCTGATTTTTGTCAAAACACGAAGCTCAGAAACGTCTAATGTTCATATTGCCTCCTTGAGTACCTGTTTGTACAAAAGAGATGTAACTTCTACCAGAGTAATGAATGACATGGCTGCACTGGAATTTCTCAAAAACAGGATAAAAACTGGAGGGAGATTGTATAAAAAATCTAAGCCACTTCTGAAGAAGCCTCGTCTTGAGGTACAAGAGGAAAGTAATATGGAGGCCTCTGCTGCTGAGTTTTTTAACAAGCGGATaattaaacagaaagaaaaactcaaCTTTACTGAATCCACACATGTTGAAATGAAAAACTTTACAACAGGAAAGGTTTTTCAACGCATAAAAGAGATTCTCCCTCTGTATGTTTCTGCATTTGCAAATACCGATGGGGGATATTTGTTTATTGGTGTAAGTGATGATGGAGAAGTAATCGGCATCGTAACAGAGAAGAATGATCTTGAGAAAATAGCAAGAGAAATAGTAGAATCCATTAATAAGCTGCCTGTCTACCACTTCTGTAGGGAAAAGAGGATGGTAGGCTGTTCATACAATATTATGGAAGTATATGATGGTGACGATAATCTTTGCGGATTTGTCCTTGCACTCAAAATAGAGCAGTTCTGCTGTGTGGCATTTGCTAAAGAACCAGATTCCTGGCATGTGGAAGACAGCACTGTGAAGCGGTTCACTGTGGAGGAATGGATTTACCACACTATTCCAG attttttcagATTACCTGAAAACACTGACATTCGACAAGGTTCATCATCATCACTCCACACAAACGTTCTTTATAAAG atttgGCTGAAGCTTTTGAATCTCAGCTGAATATATCCCACAGCCCTCCAAGCTGTAGACCAGTGTATTCTAAGAAAGGTCTGGAACATAAAGAGGCTCTCCAGCAACATTTATTTCCAG GACATCTGCAACATGTCCCCAACCCCCTCTGGAAAGAGCTGTGCTCACAACATGAAGGACTGAAAGAATTAGTAAACCAGCAAGTGAAGGATTTCTGCGAGGGAATTCTGATCCTCTCCAGAAGCTGGGCTGTGGACCTGAACTTGCCAGAGGAACAGGAAGTCATCTGTGACGCTCTGCTGATAGCAAAGGACAGCCCTCCAGTTCTCTACACCATTCTTGGGAACCAGCGTGCAGATGGGCAGCTCTACTGCACTCGCACCGCCTTTGCTTTGAAGCAGAAGCTGGTGAACACCGGGGGCTACACTGGAAAGCTGTGTGTCCTGACCAGGGTCCTCCACCTGAGTCCTCAGGACAATGCAGGGACCTTGGTGGGTTCAGGCTGTCCCCTTGGTTACCCGGAGGCCTATAATCTTCTAGACACCCAGCAAATGGAAACCCTGCTTCAGTCCCTTGTGATTGTCTTGCTTGGCTTCAGGTCTTTCCTGAGTGACCAGCTTGGCTGTGAGATTCTAAATCTGCTCACAGAGCAACAATATGAGATCTTCTCAAAAAACCTCCACAAGAACAGAGAATTGTTTATCCATGGCTTACCTGGCTCGGGGAAGACTGTGCTGGCTATGAAGATCATGGAGAAGATCAAGAATGTGTTTCACTGTGAGAAAGAGAACATTCTTTACATTTGTGAAAACATACCTCTGAGAAATTTTATCAG TTACAAAGAAACTTGCAAGGCAGTGACCCGGAAACATTTCATGAATAATAACTGTGAAAATATTCAACACATCATCATTGATGAAGCCCAGAATTTTCGTACTGAAGATGGGGAATGGTATGAAAAGGCAAAATTAATTACTCGAAGAAAAAAGGGTCACCCAGGAATTCTCTGGATCTTTCTAGACTACTTTCAGACAAGCCACTCAAAATGCAGTGGCCTCCCTGCTCTTTCAGATCAGAATTCAAGAGAAGAACTCACTAGAGTGGTCCGCAATGCAGATTCAATAGCCAACTACCTAATAGAAGAACTGCAGAAAGTTAGGGAAAATCCTCCATTGAACATCCCTGCAGTGTCCATGGAGATGCTTCTTCAAGTAGAATGGACCCATTGTGTTCAAGGAACCTCAAAAATTAAGCGAAACTTGAGTCTGGACCAAATGATGACGTTTATTGCAAACAAATGTAAGGATCTCTTTGAAAGAGGCTATTCTCCCAGAGATGTTGCTGTACTTGTTAGCACCGAAGAAGATGTAGAGTATTACAAATATGATCTCAAGAAAGCGCTGAGGAAGAATAGGATAGAGCAGATCAGAGATGCAGAGGATGTTCTGAGTCATCACATTGTGTTGGACAGTGTTCGGCGGTTCTCTGGCTTGGAAAGGGTCATTGTGTTTGGGATCCATCCACGAACAGTTGATATAAGTATCTTTCGAAATTTTCTTGTGTGTCTGGCTTCCAGGGCAAGACAACAGCTATATATCCTGTATCACTAG